One Candidatus Zixiibacteriota bacterium genomic window, CAGGGTAGCGTCGCCGACGGCACACAATTGATTAGTATGGTAGAGAAACTAGAGGAGCTCCTGCCGGATTAGTCTGACCAGCCGCCCGCTATGCGAGATTTGTGCTCTCAGTCGCGCAGTCGGGAGGCTGATCTCCCCGACCTTAGACAACCTGCCGTGAGCCGGCAACAGTCCCGGGTCGTGCGGGACGGGAAAGCGAAGAGGGGGATTTTATGAACAACGGGAAAACATACGAGGCTTTGATTGAGCGCAGCCGTACTCGCGGTGGGGGTTTTCTACTCCTGATTGATCCGGACCGGATTCCCGAACAGGTTTATCTCGGTCTGGCCGAGCAAGCCGCCGACTGCGGAGTCGATGCCCTCCTCGTAGGCACCTCGTTCATGCTCGACACCAATTTCCCTTTGGCGGTAAAAGCAATTAAAGAACGATGCGATATCCCGGTGATCATTTTCCCCGGTTCATATGCCCAGATTAACCCGTACGCCGATGCGCTTCTGTTCACTTCGCTGATCTCCGGTCGCAATCCGGTCTACCTGATCGAGGAACAGGTCAAAGGCGCTCCGCTGGCAAAGCGTTGCGGGATTGAGACTATTCCGACCGGCTACATGCTGATAGAATCCGGTCCGTTAACCTCGGTCCAGTATATTTCCGGCACGCTGCCGATCCCGCGCTCCAAACCGGATATCGCCTGCGCCCATGCCCTGGCGGCTCAATATCTCGGGATGAAACTGGTTTATCTGGAAGCCGGATCCGGCGCCAAAGAATCGGTCCCGCTCGAAATGGTCCGACAGGTCAGTCGGTTTATCGAGATTCCGACCATCGTCGGCGGCGGTCTCCGCACCGCCGAGGACTGCGCGCGAACTATCGAGGCCGGAGCTTCGTTCGTGGTTGTAGGAACCGGGATTGAACAGGACCCCCAAAATGTGTATTTGCGTGAGTTGACCGATGCGACTCACCAGAAGGAGACATCTTCGGTTTGAAATCAGATGAGTTCATATCAAAGCTGAGACGTCAGGCGGACGAGACCTCAGAACTTCGCCGAACCTGGATCGAAGAAATCGGTCCGCGAGTGCATGACCTGGCCGCAGTGACAGCCGGAGTGATCGGCAGCGGCGGCAAACTCCTCATCGCAGGCAACGGCGGCTCGGCTTCCGATGCCTCGCATTTTGCGGCGGAGATGGTCGTGCGCCTGACCGCCGACCGCAACCGTCAGGCTCTGCCGGCGATAGCCCTGGGCATGGACCCCTCGGTGGTAACAGCGGCCTCGAACGATTTCGGCTTCGAGAACATGTTCGCACGGCAAACCGAAGCTCTCGGCAATAAAGGTGACTTGTTGCTGGTTATTTCCACTTCGGGCAACTCGGCCAACCTGCTCAAGGCGGTGACGGTTGCTCGCGAGAAAGGCATACTCACGGCGGGGTTGCTGGGCGGCAACGGCGGCCGACTGGCGGAAACGGTCGACCGCAGCATTATTATCCCGCACACCTCGACTCAACGCATTCAGGAAGAGCATATCTTCATTATCCATACTCTGGTTGAAACCATAGAAGCCGATTTATTTGGATGAACCACACTGAGGCACAAGGCCTCACGAGGGCCCTCGCGTTCACCTTTTTGGTCTTCGTTGTCGGGTCAACTTTCTCCATTGCCCTGGCGCAGATAGCGCTGGGGGTATCGCTACTGCTGTTCCTGATCGTGATGATCCGCGATCGTTCAAATCCGTTTGCCGGGGAGTTGAAAAACATCTATTGGCTGATCGGAGCGCTGCTCGCCTGGTATATCATCGCCGCGATGGTCGGGGGCACACCGCTGAAATCGCTTAACACGATGCGTGAGGCCTGGCTTTTTTGCGTAATTCCGATCGGCGCGGCAGTTATGCAGCGACCGGATTATCAGCGGCTTCTCTTGCGATGTTTCGTACTGGCGGTGCTGGTAATAAGTATTTATGGAATCCTGCAGTATGTATTCGGTTTGAACTGGTTCAAATCGACACCGCTTCAGGAGGCGCCCGGATTCGGTTTCAAAGTGCGCGGGAATTTTACGCACCGGCTGACATTCGGGAATTATTACGGCACTGCGGCTGCTTTTCTGCTTGGACTGGGATTACTACCGGGGAACAATCTCGACCGTCGACACCGTTTTCTGATTCTCCTGACCGCCGGACTGGCGGCGCTGGCAACGGTGCTGACTTTCTCGCGTACAGTCGCGGCCGGCATGGTTATCGTGGCCGTGCTGGCGGGCTTGCTGACCCGAAAACGAGCGGCAATTGCCCTGATCAGCATCGTGGCGGCAGTCGGACTGGCCGCCTGGCTGGCAATCCCGGGACTTTCCAACCGTTTCGTTGGGGATTCGACCCGTGATCTGAGCACCGATTATGAAGGCAGCCGTTTATTCGTCTGGTCCAACACTGCAAGTATTATTTCCGACAATCCGATCTTTGGAGTCGGCCCGGGTAATTTTCCGGAAGAATACGCTGCCCGGCTACGGCCTGATATTCCGGAGTATCGTAAGTTACCCCACGCTCATAACGATCTCCTCGATGTCGCCGCCCAAACCGGCATACCGGGGGCGTTGTTGTTCGCGGCGCTCTGGCTGACGGTTTTATGGCGGCAGTTCCGCAATTTCCGGCAGGGGATCAATCCCACGGCACAGCGACTGGCGCTGGCCGGGCTGCTTGGATCGCTTTTATTTCTGATAAGTTCCGCCACCGAGGCTACTTTTTCCGATGAAGAAGTCCGCCAGTTGCTGATGTTTCTATGGGCGACGGGCCTCCCGATCTGGTATAAGAATGAGACCGACGGGTTGAACGTGATCCGTGAAACTTCTTGACAGATAACGTTGGATCGCTTTTTTACAGGCGTATTATGGCAGTTAAAGCAAAGAAACAAGATAGCTCCACCGAAGAAGTGGAATGGCCGTTCGGGAAGAAGAATTATATTCTCTTCGGTGCGGCTCTGGTCGTTATCGTAATCGGCTATATTCTCCTGGGCCAGGGTTCCATGACCCTCTCCCCGGTTTTGCTGACACTCGGTTATTGTGTACTCATTCCGGCCGCGATTCTCTGGAAGAATGAATCAGAGGAAATTGCGGAAGAGACGCCGACCGATATCGAATAACTTCTTACGGTAAAATATATCGAGCCGCCGGTGTGATCCGTGCGGCTTTTTGTGATAGCTAATGGCCCGGACAAGCAACCGGGCTTTTTTCATTTCGTTTACTTCCCGCCGATCTTATCTTCGTTACGAACGATGCCTGACGGCAGAATTAATTATGACAGAGATTAAAACGAACAAACCCGGACTGGCTTTTCTTTGCGACACCCATTCCTGGGGCGGGCTGGAAATGAATGTTCTCCGCCTGGCGCGGTGGCTGGCCGAGCGCGGATGGCCGACAGCCATCTACGGCGATCCGAAATCCCCGCTTGGGATCACCGCCCGGGATGTCGGGTTGCCGGTTGTGAGACCGCATAAAATCGGCGGATTGGCCGGTGCCTATTTCAAGGCGCGTTGGCTGATAGGGCGTGCCAGGAGAGATAAAATAGGCTGGCTCATTTCCAACCTGAGTCGAGATCGACTTACCGTGGCGCTGGCCCGGAGACTCTGTAGTGATTCATTCCGGTTGATGAATCTCCAGCACATGCATCTCGGAGCCAACAAACGCGATCCGATTCACAACTGGCAATATCGCAGCTTCGATGCCTGGATCGCCCCTTTACCGATGTTCAAAAAGCGCGTCGCGGCGGCCACGGTGATCCCGCCCGAGCGCATTCATGTGATTCCCTACGGCATCGTTCAGGAACCGTTCGTGGAGAATCTTCCGGATCGAATCGAAGCCCGCGTTCGTCTCAAGCTACCGACTGAGGGAATCGTGATCGGCAACATCGGGCGACTCGACCCCAAGAAAGGACAGGATACGTTAATCGAAGCCGTAGCCGGATTGCATCGTTCCGGTCTGTCGGTCCACGTACTTCTGGTGGGAGATCGCACCGCCGGTGAGGCACAGGAATACGAACAGAAGCTGAATGCGATGATCGAGCGACTGGGCCTTAACGGTTTCGTACATCAACGACCGTTCATGGCAGACGTCGAGACCGCCTATGCCGCTCTCGATATATTCGTACTGACCTCACATTCGGAAACGTTCGGCATGGTGACGGTCGAAGCGATGGCCTCGGGGCGCGCCGTGGTCGCCACTGCCGAAGGGGGCACGGTGGAAATCGTTACCGACGGCAAAACCGGTCGACTGTTTCCACCCCAATCAGCGTCTGCCCTGGAGAACTGCCTGCGAGAGTTGATTGAACATCCCGAAGAGCGTGAAAGATTGGCTCGTTCTGCCCGGGAAGAAGCTATGGCACGATTCGACCACCGCCTTCAGGTGGCCGCAATGGAACGCGTACTTTTGAAGCCGCTGTAGGTCGAAACCCCTGTCCGCCGAAAGCGGATCGCGAAGCGAAGTTTCGACACCTGTTAACGTTTGCAAACTTCCCACCCGAGGGGTGGGTCACCTTTGTCCGAAGCTTTCAGATATATCCCACCCGTGGACAGGCGAGCCACCAGCGGATCAATGAAAAGATGCAGACACAGGGGCCCACGAGTTAAGCAGAAATCCCTGACGCCACATTGAAAAAGCCCGGGAGCAAGTTCCCGGGCTTTACAGATCGTTATCTCTTCTGCACTCTCTCAGTCGACCTGCGACTCCTCGACCATCGAACGGTAACGATCGACTAAAAGATCAGCACCATCGCGTGAGCGCGATTCCGCCAGGATATTGAACGAGGCAGTGGTGCGGTCGGGGGTAACCAGCACCCAGCCGTCATCCTCAAAAATCCGCACACCGTCGATCAACTGCCGCTGCTTGTCCTCCGAGCCGACGATCAACTTGCGCATGACCGTCCCCTTGCGCGACCAGGGACAAGGAACCGAAGCGGACTTGCGGACAAGTCCCTCGAATCGTTTGCGGAGACTTCCGAGGCGACTGTGTGTCAGCGCCATCATTTCGAGCAATTTCACCGCCGCCAGCATGGCATCGGAACCGTGCTGGAAACCCGGCATGATAAATCCACCGCGAGTGCCGCCGACAAAATCGACCTCACCGCGACGATGGATTTCCATCATGCTCAAATGGTCGTTGGCAACGCGGATGACCTCGACATTATGCTCGGCGGCGATCTCTTCGACTCCCATCGAGGCTCCCACCGGAACGGCGATCTTGGTCGCCTTGTTGGTCCGGAGGAAAAGATCAACCACAATGAGCAGGAACAACTGCGGATCGATCGGTTTGCCGGTTTCGTCCACCGCTGTCAGTTTTTCGGCGGCTGAGTTTAGCAGGAAACCGACATCACAGTGCAGCGAAGTGACAATCGAGGAAAGCTGAACAATCGCCTGCGACTGCTCTTCCGGTGAAACGGCGAACTTGCGCGGATTCAGATTGGCGTTAAGTTCGATGGCCGAAATGCCCAGATTGAAAAAGAGCGTCGGGAACACCTGGCTGGAAGCGCCGTTGGAATGGTCCACGACCAGTTTGAAACCGGCCTCACGAATGATATTGCTGTCTATCGCTTTGAGGAAATCCTCGCGGTAGTCCTCGAGCACGTGCTCTTCCATGTCCAAATGGCCGATCTGATCCAACCCGGCACGCTCGAAATCTTCACCGAAATAAAGCCGCTCGACCTTCTTGGATTTGGCGGTCGGCAAATCGAGTCCGTTGCCGTCAAAAAAGATGATGTCGATGCGACGGTAATCCTCGGGATTATGCCGGACATAAATGCCGGCGGAATACTCGCCGCGACGAAGACCGTAACGCACCACCGGAATGGGGAGCATTTCGAAATCGGAAACATGAACACCGGCGGCCAGCAATCCCGAAATCAAACCGCGCTTGAGCAAACGGGAAGTATCCGAAGCATCACGGCTGGTTACGACCGAATTTCCCTGCCCGACAAAAGCCCCGAACGCGGCTCCGAGGCGGACCAGCATCTCCGGTGTTATTTCGGTCAGCGCCAGCCCGGCTACCTTGGAGTTGGTAAACAACTCACGGTTCCATTTATCACCCCAGACCACCGAAGTCGAGACAATCGCTCCCGGATCGACCATTTTCCCCGGCCAGATTTTGCAGTTGGCTTTGACCGTGGCAGAGTCGCCGATCTGGCATTCATCCGAGACGATCACATTGTCCAGAAGGGTAACCCCTCGTCCGATCCGCGATCCCGTACAAACAATGGCGTCGGTCATACCGGCTTCGGCGCCGATTGAATTGTCGTTCCAAATAATAGTGTTGGTCAGTTCAGCGCCGTGACCGATGCGGCTGCGATGTCCCACCACACAGTTGGTCAAATGGCTGTGAGCACCAATGGTAACATCGTTACCCAAAACGACGCGGCCTTCGAGCTCGACACCGGGTTCCAAATGAACATTCAAGCCCTTGTAAAGAATCCCCTTTTCGAGTTCGACTTTTTGGAGTTTTAACTCGAGCTGAAGCGAACCGTCGAAGAAATCTACATGAGCCAGACGATACTCACCGACATTACCGACATCTTTCCAATAACCATCCATGATTTTCCCGTGCAGTCCCATCTCCTTCGAAAGCATCAACGGGAATAAATCCTGCGAAAAATCGAAGTTGGTTTGCGGCGGAATGAGGTTATAGGCCGAGGGTTCCAGCAAATAGATGCCGGTGTTGATCGTATCGGAAAAAGCCTCTCCCCAGGAGGGTTTTTCAAGAAAACGAACGATGCGGCCGTCGCCGTCGGTGATAACGATACCGTATGCCAGCGGGTTCTCCATCCGGGTGAGAAGCAATGTGGCATCGGATTTCTTTTCCTTGTGCCAGGCCATCGCCTGGGTCAGGTTGAAATCGGTCAGGAGATCCCCCGATATGATCAGCACCGGTTCGTCACAATCGGCCAGGGCATAACGGACCGCTCCGGCCGTGCCGTAGTCATCGTCCGGCTGGACATACTCCATCCGTACATCGAAATGCGAGCCGTTGCCGAAATGCTCGGTAATCTTCTCTGCCTGATGATAGAGTAAAGCGGTTATATCGGTGATGCCATGCTGGCAAAGAAGTGTCACCACGTGTTCCATCATGGGCACGTTGGCTATAGGGACCATCGGTTTGGGGATGTTTATGGTCAGAGGTCGCAGCCGGGTTCCAAATCCGCCGGCCATGATAATCGCTTTCATCGTACTCTCCGTAGGATGCGTTCAATTAGTCTCGGGCAGCCATTGCCGTCCCTGCAGATGATGGATAACATCATCAAAATCATCGAAAACGATATGGTCAATATTGTTCTGTAAGCAGTACTGTTCAAGGTCTTTTTTCGCGAAAACCAAATCACTCTCCGCCAGTGCACAGAGATCGGAATAACCGTCGCCGACGAATGCGACACGATTTTCACCATTCTGTCGCTCGCGCCATTCGGCTATCCTCTCTCCCTTGCAAGTGCCGCAACGACGGCAGCGGCGGTTCTTCCAGGGGAATTCGATCGTCAGGACACCATCGACCAATTGCCCATGATTGGTGATAACCTCCAGTTCGCCGTAGCCGAAGCGCTTGAGAATATAGTCGATATAAAATCCGAAGCCGTCGGAGATAACGTAGATATCCACCCCACCGGCGCGACAAAGTTCGTAGAAACGGTCAAAGCCGGGATTGAGTTGGAACTCATCGAGAAATTGATACAATTCCTGCTTGTCCAGTGTGACCATCGAGGCTTCATGGCGAAGACACTCCCGGGTTGAAATCGTCCCGTCCTTCCAAAGGGGAATCAGGACATCGGTCCTGCCGCCTGAGAATTTTTTGAAAAGCGTCGCCCCGACATCGCGTCGGCAGACAGTTCCATCGAAGTCACAAAAAACCGCTGTTTTCATATCGATATGTATTCCGCTGCGACCACCGCAACCAACACCAGTAATAAAGCCAGAGAGAGCATCCACAGACGATGCAGATGCGCTTTCCTGAAAAGTTCCGAAATCATAACGAGCTTAACTACGGTAGCCAGGTATAAACTGCCAAGACCGATCAATCCCACCAGGGTGGCGATTGGCGCCCCCAGCGAATAGAGTGCGGCGCTCACAGCGAAGAGAATGATCATAATCCGTAAGGAATGTCGCTGCAATCCGACAAGCGGGTTCAGATTAAAATCGGTCCGGTTCATAAAAATCCCTCAATGCCTTTTGCCGACATAGCATAAGCTAAATAGGCCATGACACCTATGTAAACGAAACGCGCGATACTCGAAGGCGTTCGCATTCCCAGGAAAGAACCCAGTTGAGAACCGGCGATAACTCCGATCAAAACCGGTGCGAGCACTCTCGGCTCGACCGCTCCTTCCAGGAAGTAAACCGCCGAAGCCGCAGCCGCTGAAAATGAGATTATCAACAGCGCCGTACCCCGGGCTGTTTTAAACGGCACCCGGGCCAGGCTGTACAGAATCGGCACCAGCAACTCGCCGCCGCCTACGCCGATCAACCCGGCCAGAAAACCTATCGCCGCCGCGAGAATCGCACTGATACCATAGTTGCGGCTTTTGAGTCCCTCGAACATGCCGTCATCTTGACGCTTACCGGTGAAAATCAACGACAGCGCGGTGTAGATCATCATCGCCGCCAACAGCAATTCCACCCAATGCGGGGAGATAATCGGATGTAAATAACCACCCAGCACACTCCCCATGGTCATCAGCAGAACCACCGGCAGGGCTAACTCCAGATCCACTCGCCCCTGTTTAAGATAGATATTCGATGAGGCAAAAGAATGCGCCGCGACCGCGGTAATCGACACCGGCACTGCCGTATGTACGCTCAGTCCGGCAGCAACCGTCAGCAGCGGTACCAGTAAAACACCGCCGCCGATTCCAAGAAAACCGCCGGCCATCCCGGCCACAAGGCCACAGCTAATATACCAGATCAAATCAGTCGGCATGGTTGTGATCGAACTGCCCGGCAGCGAAAACAATCTCCGGGCTCAAAAGGCTCACCGCCTGCTTATAGGCCGCATAGACAGAATACTTGCGTTGAAGTGCAAGCTGGAGCAGACGCATTTTTATATATTCGGCATGACGCCGGAATTGATTCATGTCATCTTTGTGCGCTATGCGACGCAGCTTCTCGATCATACGAACAATTTTGGGAGAGTCCTCATCCTGAGCCATTTCAGCCAGCATCTCGATATCGCCGCTCAGATCGGAGACGAACTCAAAGCCTTCTTTGCGGGCCAGTTCCATGAAATCATCGATCCAACTGTCGTGTAAAATCAGATCCTGCCCGTCATATATCAATTCATCCTGATGAGAATGAGCGAACTGCTGCAAAAGAAGCGAACTCTCCAACCGGCTTACGAACAACTGATCGTAATCGGCTTTGTATTCGACATCGGGAGTCAATCCCTTCCCTATTTCCTGTAGGGTGGAATCGAACTGGTTCAGGAACAGGCGGCCGTCGAGATAGTAACGCGAAATAGTCAGTCTGAGACCGTATTGTCCCGGAATACGCACGAATCCCTGAACCAGCCCCTTACCGAAGGTGGTATCACCAACTAAAACAGCCCGTTCCGCCTGTCTTAACGCTCCGGCCGTGATCTCCGATGCGGAAGCGGAATTACGATCGACCATGACAACCATCGGGATTCCCTCGGTGCGGTCACCACCGGCAGCGCGATCAGTCGCCTGAGTCCAACGCGAGCGGCCCTCAGTTCCGACAATAAACGTTCCTGCCGGTAAAAATAAGCTCGCCGTCGCGACCGCCTCCCGATACAAGCCGCCGGGATTGCCGCGCAGATCCAGGATGAATCCCTTAAGAGCACTGTTGTTTGAGGAAACATTCAAACTATCCAAAGATTGCTCCACGGCTTCGGCCGCTCCGGCATCGAAATCGGTCAAGCGGATATAAGCCACACTATCCGGTCGTATCCCGGCATACGGGATGTGAGTGTAGGGAATGCGCCCGCGCGTTACCTCGATCGTGAGAGTATCAGCGCTGCCGGGTCGCAACACTGCCAGCTCAATCCGGCTGCCTTTTTCGCCGCGAAGACGCCGGGCGGCATTGTGCATCGTCAATGTTCCCAGATCGACGCTGTCGGCCCTGATGATCAAGTCGCCGTCCATGAGACCGGCCTGATCCGCCGGGCCGCCGTCGACTACCGAAACAATGAGCAGCCCCCGATCGCGACCGACGATACTAGTGCCGATACCGCCGTACGAACCGGTCATCTGTTCATCCATCTCGCTGAAATCTTCATCGGTGACAATCCCGGAATAACGGTCGAGTCGATCGATCATGGCATCACGGGCGGAGTTAGTCAACCGGTTCCAGTTCACATCGTTCTGGTATTCCTGATCGATCACCATCGCAGCGATATAAAGCGTTTGGGATTCGATTATGGCCGGATCGGTAATAACATAAATGCCGATTGCACCGCAGAGCAACGCCAGGAGCGTAATCAGCACTCCCGACTGGAGAATAGCACGGGTGTCGAGCGGCGTGTGGTGATTCATTTGATTCCGTAACGTTTGGCTAAGATATCCGTTACCTCGGCAAAAACCGCCTCAATCGGACGGGCGGCATCAATGACTTTTACGCGTGACCGTTCCTTGCGTGCAATTTCGAGGAAACCTTTCCGAACACGCTCGAAAAAGACCTGGGGTTCCGACTCCAGCCGATCCAGGTTATCTCCCTGGCGTGATCGGGCAGTGGCAACATCGAGATCGAAAAGAAGAGTCAAATCCGGGGTGAGCTTGCCCACGGCCACCTTGTGGAGCGACCGGACCGTGCGGATATCGAGTTTACGACCGTATCCCTGGTATGCGGTGGTGGAATCATAGAAGCGGTCACAGATCACGACGTGTCCTTCACTCATGAAAGGAGCGATTTCGGTCACGGTGATATTGGCCCGAGCTGCCTCATAGAGGAGAAGTTCGGTCGTGGCGTCAATATCGAGCTTTTTGTCGAGGAGAATGCGGCGAATACGCTCGGCCGCTTTGGTCGATCCCGGCTCACGCAGGAGCTTTACCTCATAGCCATGCGCTTTGAGCAATTTATAGGTAAGAATAGCCTGGGTTGTTTTGCCGCAACCATCAATCCCCTCGAATGTCAAAAACAGCGGTCCTTTGTGTCTTACTGGCACGGGCTCCTCTCTTCAATTAAAAAACCGGCGACTTTGCAGTCGCCGGTCAAAATAGGCTTACTCTAGCATCGAATCGACTATTTTTTCTTGCGAACCACGCGCTTTTTAGCCGTGGTGGTTTTCTTCGGAGCGGCAGCTTTCTGAGTGCCGGTT contains:
- a CDS encoding MtnX-like HAD-IB family phosphatase, whose product is MKTAVFCDFDGTVCRRDVGATLFKKFSGGRTDVLIPLWKDGTISTRECLRHEASMVTLDKQELYQFLDEFQLNPGFDRFYELCRAGGVDIYVISDGFGFYIDYILKRFGYGELEVITNHGQLVDGVLTIEFPWKNRRCRRCGTCKGERIAEWRERQNGENRVAFVGDGYSDLCALAESDLVFAKKDLEQYCLQNNIDHIVFDDFDDVIHHLQGRQWLPETN
- a CDS encoding DUF3098 domain-containing protein, with the translated sequence MAVKAKKQDSSTEEVEWPFGKKNYILFGAALVVIVIGYILLGQGSMTLSPVLLTLGYCVLIPAAILWKNESEEIAEETPTDIE
- a CDS encoding glycosyltransferase family 4 protein; protein product: MTEIKTNKPGLAFLCDTHSWGGLEMNVLRLARWLAERGWPTAIYGDPKSPLGITARDVGLPVVRPHKIGGLAGAYFKARWLIGRARRDKIGWLISNLSRDRLTVALARRLCSDSFRLMNLQHMHLGANKRDPIHNWQYRSFDAWIAPLPMFKKRVAAATVIPPERIHVIPYGIVQEPFVENLPDRIEARVRLKLPTEGIVIGNIGRLDPKKGQDTLIEAVAGLHRSGLSVHVLLVGDRTAGEAQEYEQKLNAMIERLGLNGFVHQRPFMADVETAYAALDIFVLTSHSETFGMVTVEAMASGRAVVATAEGGTVEIVTDGKTGRLFPPQSASALENCLRELIEHPEERERLARSAREEAMARFDHRLQVAAMERVLLKPL
- a CDS encoding S41 family peptidase, giving the protein MNHHTPLDTRAILQSGVLITLLALLCGAIGIYVITDPAIIESQTLYIAAMVIDQEYQNDVNWNRLTNSARDAMIDRLDRYSGIVTDEDFSEMDEQMTGSYGGIGTSIVGRDRGLLIVSVVDGGPADQAGLMDGDLIIRADSVDLGTLTMHNAARRLRGEKGSRIELAVLRPGSADTLTIEVTRGRIPYTHIPYAGIRPDSVAYIRLTDFDAGAAEAVEQSLDSLNVSSNNSALKGFILDLRGNPGGLYREAVATASLFLPAGTFIVGTEGRSRWTQATDRAAGGDRTEGIPMVVMVDRNSASASEITAGALRQAERAVLVGDTTFGKGLVQGFVRIPGQYGLRLTISRYYLDGRLFLNQFDSTLQEIGKGLTPDVEYKADYDQLFVSRLESSLLLQQFAHSHQDELIYDGQDLILHDSWIDDFMELARKEGFEFVSDLSGDIEMLAEMAQDEDSPKIVRMIEKLRRIAHKDDMNQFRRHAEYIKMRLLQLALQRKYSVYAAYKQAVSLLSPEIVFAAGQFDHNHAD
- a CDS encoding sugar phosphate nucleotidyltransferase, which encodes MKAIIMAGGFGTRLRPLTINIPKPMVPIANVPMMEHVVTLLCQHGITDITALLYHQAEKITEHFGNGSHFDVRMEYVQPDDDYGTAGAVRYALADCDEPVLIISGDLLTDFNLTQAMAWHKEKKSDATLLLTRMENPLAYGIVITDGDGRIVRFLEKPSWGEAFSDTINTGIYLLEPSAYNLIPPQTNFDFSQDLFPLMLSKEMGLHGKIMDGYWKDVGNVGEYRLAHVDFFDGSLQLELKLQKVELEKGILYKGLNVHLEPGVELEGRVVLGNDVTIGAHSHLTNCVVGHRSRIGHGAELTNTIIWNDNSIGAEAGMTDAIVCTGSRIGRGVTLLDNVIVSDECQIGDSATVKANCKIWPGKMVDPGAIVSTSVVWGDKWNRELFTNSKVAGLALTEITPEMLVRLGAAFGAFVGQGNSVVTSRDASDTSRLLKRGLISGLLAAGVHVSDFEMLPIPVVRYGLRRGEYSAGIYVRHNPEDYRRIDIIFFDGNGLDLPTAKSKKVERLYFGEDFERAGLDQIGHLDMEEHVLEDYREDFLKAIDSNIIREAGFKLVVDHSNGASSQVFPTLFFNLGISAIELNANLNPRKFAVSPEEQSQAIVQLSSIVTSLHCDVGFLLNSAAEKLTAVDETGKPIDPQLFLLIVVDLFLRTNKATKIAVPVGASMGVEEIAAEHNVEVIRVANDHLSMMEIHRRGEVDFVGGTRGGFIMPGFQHGSDAMLAAVKLLEMMALTHSRLGSLRKRFEGLVRKSASVPCPWSRKGTVMRKLIVGSEDKQRQLIDGVRIFEDDGWVLVTPDRTTASFNILAESRSRDGADLLVDRYRSMVEESQVD
- a CDS encoding sulfite exporter TauE/SafE family protein, with product MPTDLIWYISCGLVAGMAGGFLGIGGGVLLVPLLTVAAGLSVHTAVPVSITAVAAHSFASSNIYLKQGRVDLELALPVVLLMTMGSVLGGYLHPIISPHWVELLLAAMMIYTALSLIFTGKRQDDGMFEGLKSRNYGISAILAAAIGFLAGLIGVGGGELLVPILYSLARVPFKTARGTALLIISFSAAAASAVYFLEGAVEPRVLAPVLIGVIAGSQLGSFLGMRTPSSIARFVYIGVMAYLAYAMSAKGIEGFL
- the tmk gene encoding dTMP kinase, whose protein sequence is MPVRHKGPLFLTFEGIDGCGKTTQAILTYKLLKAHGYEVKLLREPGSTKAAERIRRILLDKKLDIDATTELLLYEAARANITVTEIAPFMSEGHVVICDRFYDSTTAYQGYGRKLDIRTVRSLHKVAVGKLTPDLTLLFDLDVATARSRQGDNLDRLESEPQVFFERVRKGFLEIARKERSRVKVIDAARPIEAVFAEVTDILAKRYGIK
- a CDS encoding O-antigen ligase family protein, whose product is MNHTEAQGLTRALAFTFLVFVVGSTFSIALAQIALGVSLLLFLIVMIRDRSNPFAGELKNIYWLIGALLAWYIIAAMVGGTPLKSLNTMREAWLFCVIPIGAAVMQRPDYQRLLLRCFVLAVLVISIYGILQYVFGLNWFKSTPLQEAPGFGFKVRGNFTHRLTFGNYYGTAAAFLLGLGLLPGNNLDRRHRFLILLTAGLAALATVLTFSRTVAAGMVIVAVLAGLLTRKRAAIALISIVAAVGLAAWLAIPGLSNRFVGDSTRDLSTDYEGSRLFVWSNTASIISDNPIFGVGPGNFPEEYAARLRPDIPEYRKLPHAHNDLLDVAAQTGIPGALLFAALWLTVLWRQFRNFRQGINPTAQRLALAGLLGSLLFLISSATEATFSDEEVRQLLMFLWATGLPIWYKNETDGLNVIRETS
- a CDS encoding SIS domain-containing protein; the protein is MKSDEFISKLRRQADETSELRRTWIEEIGPRVHDLAAVTAGVIGSGGKLLIAGNGGSASDASHFAAEMVVRLTADRNRQALPAIALGMDPSVVTAASNDFGFENMFARQTEALGNKGDLLLVISTSGNSANLLKAVTVAREKGILTAGLLGGNGGRLAETVDRSIIIPHTSTQRIQEEHIFIIHTLVETIEADLFG
- a CDS encoding geranylgeranylglyceryl/heptaprenylglyceryl phosphate synthase codes for the protein MNNGKTYEALIERSRTRGGGFLLLIDPDRIPEQVYLGLAEQAADCGVDALLVGTSFMLDTNFPLAVKAIKERCDIPVIIFPGSYAQINPYADALLFTSLISGRNPVYLIEEQVKGAPLAKRCGIETIPTGYMLIESGPLTSVQYISGTLPIPRSKPDIACAHALAAQYLGMKLVYLEAGSGAKESVPLEMVRQVSRFIEIPTIVGGGLRTAEDCARTIEAGASFVVVGTGIEQDPQNVYLRELTDATHQKETSSV